One genomic window of Monodelphis domestica isolate mMonDom1 chromosome 1, mMonDom1.pri, whole genome shotgun sequence includes the following:
- the DAD1 gene encoding dolichyl-diphosphooligosaccharide--protein glycosyltransferase subunit DAD1 — MRGHGTARMVVGSGRGAGGAGRGQDAGAMPASVASVISRFLEEYMSTTPQRLKLLDAYLLYILLTGALQFGYCLLVGTFPFNSFLSGFISCVGSFILAVCLRIQINPQNKGDFQGISPERAFADFLFASTILHLVVMNFVG; from the exons ATGCGTGGGCACGGCACCGCTAGAATGGTGGTGGGTTCGGGTCGCGGCGCGGGCGGTGCGGGCCGCGGGCAGGACGCCGGAGCGATGCCAGCCTCCGTGGCGTCGGTGATCTCACGCTTCCTGGAGGAGTACATGAGCACCACGCCGCAACGCCTGAAGCTGCTGGACGCCTATCTACTCTACATCTTGCTGACTGGGGCGTTACAGTTCGGTTACTGCCTCCTCGTGGGGACCTTCCCCTTCAACTCCTTCCTTTCCGGCTTCATCTCCTGTGTGGGAAGCTTCATCCTGGCGG TTTGTTTGAGGATACAGATCAACCCACAGAACAAGGGAGATTTCCAGGGCATCTCTCCAGAACGAGCTTTTGCTGACTTTCTCTTTGCCAGCACCATTCTGCACCTCGTTGTCATGAACTTTGTTGGTTGA